The following are encoded together in the Pseudomonas sp. IB20 genome:
- a CDS encoding bifunctional DedA family/phosphatase PAP2 family protein, translating to MGQWLDSITGWLTLNPEWLAVAVFIVACVECLAIAGLIVPGTVLLFAIAALAGSGALPLSETLLLGFLGGLLGDGVSYYLGRHFHQNIRRLPGLRHHPEWMNGAETYFHKYGIASLLVGRFIGPLRPMLPMVAGMCDMPFPRFAAVSILAAAGWSVAYLLPGWAAGAAFRLPLPEGFWPVAGIVAACLAILLGLSLNSSLRGHRRATLWIGCASLTLLIALFIGYPHLNDFDQGLSALVQEHRSPWLDEVMVRITQLGEFKKMFVASAIFTGLLLLARQWRHAVFVGATLAGAAVINTGTKLFFARGRPEILTDPLTSFSMPSGHASGAFAFFLALAVLAGRGQPTRLRLTWMLMGCIPAAFIALSRVYLGAHWPTDILAGTLLAMTVCAFSLTVIQYRSPLPAMAQKTWWLLLPALVAVLSFIALTGTPHALLRYAY from the coding sequence ATGGGCCAATGGCTCGATAGCATTACCGGCTGGCTGACCCTGAACCCCGAATGGCTGGCCGTCGCGGTCTTCATTGTCGCGTGCGTGGAGTGCCTGGCCATCGCCGGGTTGATCGTGCCAGGCACGGTGTTGCTGTTTGCCATTGCCGCACTGGCCGGCAGCGGGGCGCTGCCCTTGAGTGAAACCCTGCTGCTGGGTTTCCTCGGTGGCCTGTTGGGTGACGGAGTTTCCTACTACCTGGGACGGCATTTCCATCAGAACATCCGGCGCCTGCCCGGCTTGCGCCACCACCCTGAATGGATGAATGGCGCAGAAACCTACTTCCATAAGTACGGCATCGCCAGCCTGCTGGTAGGACGCTTCATCGGCCCGTTGCGCCCCATGCTGCCGATGGTCGCCGGCATGTGCGACATGCCCTTCCCACGCTTTGCCGCCGTGAGCATCCTGGCGGCAGCCGGTTGGTCGGTGGCTTATCTGCTGCCAGGCTGGGCGGCCGGCGCCGCGTTCCGCTTGCCATTGCCGGAAGGCTTCTGGCCGGTAGCCGGCATTGTCGCAGCCTGTTTGGCGATATTGCTGGGGCTGAGTTTGAACAGCAGCCTGCGCGGCCATCGTCGCGCCACCTTGTGGATCGGCTGCGCCAGCCTGACGCTGTTGATCGCGCTGTTTATCGGCTACCCGCACCTCAATGACTTCGATCAGGGCCTGAGCGCACTGGTGCAGGAACACCGCAGCCCGTGGCTAGACGAGGTGATGGTGCGGATCACCCAGTTGGGCGAGTTCAAGAAGATGTTTGTCGCCAGCGCTATCTTCACCGGCCTGTTGCTGCTGGCGCGGCAGTGGCGCCACGCGGTATTCGTCGGCGCCACGCTGGCCGGGGCGGCGGTGATCAACACCGGCACCAAGCTGTTTTTCGCGCGTGGCCGCCCCGAAATCCTTACAGACCCGCTGACCAGTTTCAGCATGCCCAGCGGCCACGCCTCCGGCGCATTTGCATTCTTCCTGGCGCTGGCCGTGCTGGCCGGTCGCGGGCAACCCACACGGTTGCGCCTGACCTGGATGCTGATGGGCTGTATTCCTGCGGCCTTTATTGCACTGTCGCGGGTTTACCTCGGCGCGCATTGGCCGACGGACATCCTGGCCGGCACGCTGCTGGCGATGACAGTGTGCGCGTTCAGCCTGACCGTCATCCAGTACCGTAGCCCGCTGCCGGCCATGGCGCAGAAAACCTGGTGGCTGCTGCTGCCGGCGCTGGTAGCGGTGTTGAGCTTTATCGCCCTCACCGGCACACCCCACGCGCTGCTGCGCTACGCCTACTGA
- a CDS encoding glutamate-5-semialdehyde dehydrogenase codes for MTESVLDYMTRLGRAARQASRLIARASTAQKNRALLAAADALDASRSELAAANELDLASGRANGLEPALLDRLALTPARIDDMIEGLRQVAKLPDPIGEIRDMRYLPSGIQVGKMRVPLGVIGIIYESRPNVTIDAASLCLKSGNATILRGGSEAINSNRAIAACIQQGLAVAELPAEVVQVVETTDRAAVGALITMPEFVDVIVPRGGKSLIERVSRDAKVPVIKHLDGVCHVFIDVAADIDKAIRIADNAKTHRYAPCNTMETLLVHVGIADRVLPPLAAIYRDKGVELRGCERTRALLGADVIEATEEDWYTEYTAPILSIRIVDDLDQAIEHINKYGSKHTDAIVSEHFSDARRFLNEVDSASVMVNASTRFADGFEYGLGAEIGISTDKLHARGPVGLEGLTSEKYVVFGDGHVRT; via the coding sequence ATGACTGAGTCCGTTCTTGACTACATGACCCGCCTGGGTCGCGCTGCCCGTCAGGCCTCGCGGTTGATCGCCCGCGCGAGCACTGCGCAGAAGAACCGTGCCCTGCTGGCGGCCGCTGATGCTCTGGATGCTTCGCGCTCCGAGCTGGCCGCTGCCAATGAACTGGACTTGGCCAGCGGTCGCGCCAATGGCCTGGAACCGGCTCTGCTGGACCGCTTGGCGCTGACCCCGGCACGTATCGACGACATGATCGAAGGCCTGCGTCAGGTGGCCAAGCTGCCTGACCCCATCGGTGAAATCCGCGATATGCGTTACCTGCCGTCCGGCATCCAGGTTGGCAAGATGCGCGTGCCCCTGGGCGTGATCGGTATCATTTATGAGTCGCGCCCGAACGTGACCATCGACGCTGCGAGCCTGTGCCTCAAGTCTGGCAACGCCACCATCCTGCGTGGCGGTTCCGAGGCGATTAATTCCAACCGCGCGATTGCCGCCTGCATTCAGCAAGGCCTGGCCGTGGCCGAGTTGCCGGCTGAAGTGGTGCAAGTGGTGGAAACCACCGACCGCGCCGCCGTTGGCGCGCTGATCACCATGCCGGAATTTGTCGACGTGATCGTGCCGCGCGGTGGTAAGAGCCTGATCGAGCGCGTCAGCCGCGATGCCAAGGTGCCGGTGATCAAGCACCTGGACGGCGTGTGCCACGTGTTCATCGACGTCGCCGCCGACATCGACAAAGCAATCCGCATCGCCGATAACGCCAAGACCCACCGCTACGCCCCGTGCAACACCATGGAAACCCTGCTGGTGCACGTCGGCATTGCCGATCGCGTGCTGCCGCCGCTGGCTGCCATCTACCGTGACAAGGGCGTGGAGCTGCGCGGTTGCGAACGCACCCGTGCGCTGCTGGGCGCGGACGTGATCGAGGCGACTGAAGAAGACTGGTACACCGAGTACACGGCGCCGATCCTGTCTATCCGCATCGTCGACGACCTGGACCAGGCCATCGAACACATCAACAAGTACGGCTCCAAGCACACCGACGCCATTGTTTCCGAGCATTTCAGCGATGCCCGGCGTTTCCTCAACGAAGTGGATTCCGCTTCGGTGATGGTCAACGCCTCGACGCGCTTTGCCGACGGCTTTGAGTATGGCCTGGGGGCGGAGATCGGCATCTCCACCGACAAGCTCCACGCACGCGGCCCGGTTGGCCTTGAAGGCCTGACCAGCGAGAAGTACGTGGTGTTCGGCGACGGTCATGTGCGCACTTGA
- the nadD gene encoding nicotinate-nucleotide adenylyltransferase: MAKRIGLLGGTFDPVHIGHLRSALEVADALALDELRVMPNARPPHRDTPQVSAQQRLEMVRLAVDGIAPLVVDDHELKRDKPSYTVDTLEVMRAEMAADDQLFLLLGWDAFCGLPSWHRWEELLQHCHILVLQRPDADSEPPDALRNLLAARSVSDPLALTGPNGNIAFVWQTPLAVSATQIRQLLASGKSVRFLVPDAVLAYIDAHGLYRASN, encoded by the coding sequence ATGGCTAAACGCATCGGGCTGCTCGGCGGCACCTTCGACCCCGTGCACATCGGCCATTTGCGCAGTGCCCTGGAAGTGGCGGATGCTCTCGCGCTGGATGAGCTGCGTGTGATGCCCAACGCGCGGCCGCCGCATCGCGACACGCCGCAGGTGTCAGCGCAGCAACGCCTGGAAATGGTGCGCCTGGCGGTGGACGGCATCGCGCCGCTGGTGGTGGACGACCACGAACTCAAGCGTGATAAACCGTCCTACACTGTCGATACCCTGGAAGTGATGCGCGCCGAAATGGCCGCGGACGACCAATTGTTTCTGCTTTTGGGCTGGGACGCATTTTGCGGCCTGCCCTCTTGGCATCGCTGGGAGGAACTCCTCCAGCACTGCCACATCCTGGTTTTGCAACGCCCGGATGCCGACAGCGAACCGCCGGATGCCTTGCGCAACCTGCTGGCCGCGCGGTCGGTAAGTGACCCCTTGGCCCTGACCGGGCCGAACGGGAATATTGCATTCGTCTGGCAGACCCCGCTTGCGGTGTCTGCCACCCAGATCCGTCAACTGCTGGCCAGCGGGAAGTCGGTACGTTTCCTGGTGCCTGACGCGGTCCTGGCCTACATCGATGCGCACGGGCTTTACCGTGCGTCGAACTAA
- the mrdA gene encoding penicillin-binding protein 2, which yields MTQPIRIKDHEKDARLVRSRVIFGAFLVVGLIAVLIARLYFLQVIQYDYHSTLSENNRVHVQPIPPTRGLIFDRNGVVVADNRPSFSLSMTRERSGDWQQILDVIVEVLQLTPEDRVIFEKRMKQGRRPFEPVPILFELTEEQIARIAVNQFRLPGVEVVAQLVRHYPQGPHFAHSVGYMGRINEKELKSLDPVNYSGTHHIGKTGIERFYEPELHGQVGYEEVETNARGRVLRVLKRTDPVPGKDIVLSLDIKLQEAAEMALGGRRGAVVALDPKTGEVLAMVSQPSFDPNLFVTGISFKAYAELRDSIDRPLFNRVLRGLYPPGSTIKPAVAIAGLDSGVVTASSRVFDPGYYMLPNYDHKYRNWNRTGDGYVDLDTAIMRSNDTYFYDLAHKLGIDRLSAYMGKFGLGQKVSLDMFEESPGLMPSREWKRATRRQAWFPGETLILGIGQGYMQATPLQLAQATALVANKGIWNRPHLAKTVEGERPVDENPIPDIVLRDPSDWTKVNHGMQQVMHGARGTARKAAAGAQYRIAGKSGTAQVVAIKQGEKYDRSKVQERHRDHALFVGFAPADDPKIVVAVMVENGESGSGVAAPVVRQIMDAWLLADDGRLKSEYGGPPSSTEVTAREE from the coding sequence ATGACCCAGCCGATCCGCATCAAGGACCACGAGAAAGACGCACGTCTGGTGCGCTCGCGGGTCATTTTTGGCGCTTTTCTGGTGGTGGGTTTGATTGCGGTGCTGATTGCGCGCCTGTATTTCCTGCAGGTGATCCAGTACGACTATCACTCCACGTTGTCGGAAAATAACCGGGTGCATGTGCAGCCGATTCCGCCGACCCGTGGGCTGATTTTCGACCGCAATGGCGTGGTCGTCGCGGATAACCGGCCCAGCTTCAGCTTGAGCATGACCCGCGAGCGTTCCGGCGACTGGCAGCAGATCCTCGATGTGATCGTCGAAGTGCTGCAGTTGACGCCGGAAGACCGGGTGATCTTCGAAAAGCGCATGAAGCAGGGGCGCCGGCCATTTGAGCCGGTGCCGATCCTGTTTGAGCTGACCGAAGAGCAGATCGCCCGAATCGCGGTGAACCAGTTCCGTTTGCCGGGTGTGGAAGTGGTGGCGCAGTTGGTGCGGCATTACCCGCAAGGGCCGCACTTTGCCCACTCCGTCGGCTACATGGGGCGGATCAACGAGAAAGAGCTGAAAAGCCTCGATCCGGTGAATTACAGCGGCACCCACCACATTGGCAAAACCGGCATCGAGCGTTTCTACGAGCCCGAGCTGCACGGCCAGGTGGGTTACGAGGAAGTCGAGACCAACGCCCGAGGCCGCGTGCTGCGGGTGCTCAAGCGCACCGACCCGGTGCCGGGCAAGGACATCGTGCTGAGCCTGGACATCAAACTGCAGGAGGCGGCTGAAATGGCCCTCGGCGGTCGGCGTGGCGCCGTGGTAGCGCTGGACCCGAAAACCGGCGAAGTGCTGGCGATGGTCAGCCAGCCGAGTTTCGACCCCAACCTGTTCGTGACCGGGATCAGCTTCAAGGCCTACGCTGAGCTGCGTGATTCCATCGACCGGCCGCTGTTTAACCGCGTGCTGCGCGGGCTGTACCCGCCGGGTTCGACCATCAAGCCGGCGGTGGCGATTGCCGGTTTGGATTCGGGTGTGGTCACCGCATCGAGCCGTGTGTTCGACCCGGGCTACTACATGCTGCCCAACTACGATCACAAATACCGTAACTGGAACCGCACCGGTGACGGCTATGTCGACCTGGACACCGCGATCATGCGCTCCAACGACACCTATTTTTATGACCTGGCCCACAAGCTGGGGATCGACCGGCTGTCTGCCTACATGGGCAAGTTCGGCCTCGGTCAGAAAGTCTCCCTGGACATGTTCGAAGAATCCCCTGGCTTGATGCCATCGCGGGAGTGGAAGCGCGCGACCCGCCGCCAGGCGTGGTTCCCGGGCGAAACCCTGATCCTCGGCATCGGCCAGGGCTATATGCAGGCCACGCCGCTGCAACTGGCCCAGGCCACGGCGCTGGTGGCCAACAAAGGCATCTGGAACCGTCCGCACCTGGCCAAGACCGTCGAAGGCGAGCGGCCAGTGGATGAAAACCCGATCCCCGACATCGTACTGCGCGACCCGTCCGACTGGACCAAGGTTAACCACGGCATGCAGCAAGTGATGCACGGCGCTCGCGGCACCGCGCGTAAAGCGGCGGCCGGTGCGCAATACCGCATTGCCGGCAAAAGCGGCACCGCCCAGGTGGTTGCGATCAAACAGGGCGAAAAATACGACCGTTCCAAGGTTCAGGAGCGCCACCGCGACCACGCCTTGTTTGTCGGTTTTGCCCCGGCAGACGATCCGAAAATCGTCGTGGCAGTGATGGTCGAGAACGGTGAGTCCGGCTCCGGCGTCGCTGCGCCTGTGGTGCGCCAGATCATGGACGCCTGGCTGTTGGCCGACGACGGCAGGCTTAAATCCGAATATGGTGGCCCCCCTTCAAGCACCGAGGTTACGGCCCGTGAAGAGTAA
- a CDS encoding LON peptidase substrate-binding domain-containing protein, producing MSLALFPLNTVLFPGCTLDLQLFEARYLDMISRCMKKGESFGVVCILDGREVGMAPDGYALVGCEALIRDFKQQDNGLLGIRVEGGRRFRVRDAGVQKDQLLVAEVQWLEELPDQPLEEEDADLLALLQALAEHPMVASLDMDAHAEGQQALGNQLAYLLPFTEADKIDLLQLDDPQQRLDAIQMLLDELQGELFTQ from the coding sequence ATGAGTCTGGCGCTGTTCCCGCTCAATACCGTGCTGTTCCCTGGCTGCACCCTCGATTTGCAACTGTTCGAGGCGCGCTACCTGGACATGATCAGCCGCTGCATGAAAAAGGGCGAAAGCTTCGGCGTGGTGTGCATTCTCGATGGCAGGGAAGTGGGCATGGCCCCCGACGGCTACGCACTGGTCGGCTGTGAAGCGCTGATTCGCGACTTCAAACAGCAGGACAACGGCCTGCTGGGGATTCGCGTTGAAGGCGGGCGGCGCTTTCGCGTGCGTGACGCCGGGGTGCAAAAGGACCAACTGCTGGTGGCTGAAGTGCAGTGGCTCGAAGAGCTGCCGGACCAACCGCTGGAAGAAGAGGACGCCGACCTGCTGGCGTTGCTCCAGGCCTTGGCCGAACACCCGATGGTTGCCTCGCTTGATATGGACGCCCACGCCGAGGGCCAGCAAGCCTTGGGCAATCAGCTGGCGTATCTGCTGCCGTTCACCGAGGCCGACAAGATCGACCTGCTGCAACTCGATGACCCGCAGCAACGCCTGGATGCGATCCAGATGTTGCTCGACGAATTGCAGGGCGAACTCTTCACTCAGTAG
- a CDS encoding LrgB family protein, whose product MTFDWQGAWTAVIHHPLFGIGITLGAYQLVLAAFEKTRWIFLQPVLVSMLLVIGVLLSCGLTYAEYRKSTEIMGILLGPATVALAVPLFLNLRRIRQLFWPIFTTLVIGGVLATGLCVLLGWWFGAEHMMLMTMAPKSVTSPIAMLVAEQIGGVAALAAVFVLITGVVGAMIGPAYLSRLGVHSPAARGMALGMTAHAVGTSVALQESEECGAFAALAMSLMGVATAVFLPLAVSVIV is encoded by the coding sequence ATGACCTTCGACTGGCAGGGCGCATGGACAGCCGTCATTCATCACCCCCTGTTTGGCATCGGCATTACCCTCGGCGCCTATCAGCTGGTGCTGGCGGCATTCGAGAAAACCCGCTGGATCTTCCTACAACCGGTGCTGGTGTCCATGCTGCTGGTGATCGGTGTGTTGCTCAGCTGCGGCCTGACCTACGCCGAGTACCGCAAGAGCACCGAGATCATGGGCATCTTGCTCGGCCCCGCGACCGTGGCCCTGGCTGTGCCGCTGTTCCTGAATTTGCGGCGGATTCGCCAATTGTTCTGGCCGATTTTTACTACGCTGGTGATAGGTGGCGTGTTGGCAACCGGCCTGTGTGTGCTGCTGGGCTGGTGGTTTGGTGCCGAACACATGATGCTGATGACCATGGCGCCCAAGTCGGTAACCTCGCCGATTGCCATGCTGGTGGCCGAGCAGATCGGTGGTGTGGCGGCCCTGGCGGCGGTGTTTGTGTTGATCACCGGCGTGGTCGGCGCGATGATCGGCCCGGCGTATTTGTCACGCCTTGGCGTGCACAGCCCCGCGGCGCGCGGCATGGCGCTGGGCATGACCGCCCACGCCGTCGGCACCTCGGTGGCGCTGCAGGAAAGTGAAGAGTGCGGCGCCTTTGCGGCGCTGGCCATGAGTCTGATGGGCGTGGCCACGGCGGTGTTCCTGCCGCTGGCCGTGTCGGTGATTGTTTAA
- a CDS encoding DNA-3-methyladenine glycosylase, translating into MSSFAPQLTASALPDRFFDRDAQVLARELLGKVIRHRVGNTWLSARIIETEAYYVAEKGSHASLGYTEKRKALFLDGGHIYMYYARGGDSLNFSAQGPGNAVLIKSAYPWVDETSGPDSLAQMLLNNPDANGHPRPSQKLCAGQTLLCKALGLKVPMWDAKRFDQELLYVEDVGQTPTQIIQTTRLGIPSGRDEHLMYRFVDAGYAPYCTRNPLRRGQVEGRDYFLI; encoded by the coding sequence ATGTCCAGTTTTGCCCCCCAGCTTACCGCCAGCGCCCTGCCCGACCGCTTCTTCGACCGCGACGCGCAAGTTCTTGCGCGGGAATTACTCGGGAAAGTCATACGCCATCGTGTCGGCAATACCTGGCTTTCAGCGCGAATTATTGAAACCGAAGCCTATTACGTGGCCGAAAAAGGCAGCCATGCCTCACTCGGCTACACAGAAAAGCGTAAGGCTTTGTTTCTGGATGGTGGGCATATCTATATGTACTACGCCCGTGGCGGCGATTCGCTGAACTTCAGCGCGCAAGGCCCGGGTAATGCCGTGTTGATCAAATCAGCCTATCCCTGGGTCGATGAAACCTCCGGCCCGGACAGTCTGGCGCAGATGCTGTTGAACAATCCGGACGCCAACGGCCACCCGCGCCCCTCGCAAAAACTCTGCGCGGGCCAGACACTGCTGTGTAAAGCCCTCGGGCTGAAAGTGCCGATGTGGGACGCCAAGCGCTTTGATCAGGAATTGCTCTACGTTGAAGACGTGGGTCAGACGCCGACGCAGATCATCCAGACTACCCGCCTAGGCATTCCCAGCGGTCGCGATGAACATTTGATGTACCGCTTCGTCGATGCGGGCTATGCGCCTTATTGCACCAGGAACCCGCTGCGCCGGGGCCAGGTCGAAGGCCGCGATTATTTTTTGATTTGA
- a CDS encoding CidA/LrgA family protein: protein MLLRGLTWLVLFQLIGTAINHLLLPVLPGPIIGLLLMLGFLIWRGEVGEPLSLAASSLLRYLPLLLVPPAVGVMVYAKDIAADFWAIVGALVLSLVIAMGFVGVLMQQMVKRKEKDQ, encoded by the coding sequence ATGCTGTTACGTGGCCTGACATGGCTGGTGCTGTTTCAATTGATCGGTACCGCGATCAACCATTTGCTGTTGCCGGTGCTGCCGGGGCCTATCATCGGCTTGCTGCTGATGCTGGGCTTCCTGATCTGGCGCGGCGAAGTCGGCGAGCCCCTGAGCCTGGCCGCCAGCAGCCTGTTGCGCTATTTGCCGTTGCTGCTAGTGCCGCCGGCCGTGGGCGTGATGGTGTATGCCAAGGACATTGCCGCAGACTTCTGGGCCATCGTCGGCGCACTCGTGTTGTCGCTGGTGATCGCCATGGGCTTTGTTGGCGTGCTGATGCAGCAGATGGTCAAGCGCAAGGAGAAGGACCAATGA
- a CDS encoding MaoC family dehydratase, whose amino-acid sequence MPYVPVAQLKDYVGKELGRSEWLTIDQARINLFAEATGDHQFIHVDPVKAAKTPFGSTIAHGFLSLSLMPKLMEDILIMPEGLKMAVNYGLDSVRFIQPVKVDSKVRLNVTLTDVTEKKPGQWLFKATATLEIEGQEKPAYIAESLSLCFV is encoded by the coding sequence ATGCCCTATGTACCTGTAGCGCAGCTCAAAGATTATGTCGGCAAGGAACTGGGACGTTCCGAATGGCTCACCATCGACCAGGCGCGTATTAACCTGTTCGCAGAGGCAACCGGCGATCATCAGTTCATCCACGTCGACCCGGTCAAGGCCGCCAAGACGCCGTTCGGCAGCACCATCGCCCATGGTTTCTTGTCGCTGTCGCTGATGCCCAAGCTGATGGAAGACATCCTGATCATGCCCGAGGGCCTGAAGATGGCGGTCAACTACGGCCTGGACAGCGTGCGCTTCATCCAGCCGGTCAAAGTCGACTCTAAGGTCCGCCTGAACGTGACCCTGACCGACGTCACCGAGAAGAAACCTGGCCAATGGCTATTTAAGGCCACCGCCACCCTGGAAATCGAAGGCCAGGAAAAACCCGCTTACATCGCCGAGTCGCTGTCACTCTGCTTCGTGTAA
- the rlmH gene encoding 23S rRNA (pseudouridine(1915)-N(3))-methyltransferase RlmH, whose amino-acid sequence MRLRLIAVGSRMPKWVEEGWHEYAKRLPAELSLELVEIPLNTRGKNADVARFIRQEGEAMLAKVGPNERIVTLEVHGKPWSTEQLAVELDRWRLDSRTVNFMVGGPEGLAPEVCARADQRWSLSALTLPHPLVRILIGEQLYRAWTVLSGHPYHK is encoded by the coding sequence GTGCGCCTGCGTCTGATCGCTGTCGGTTCACGCATGCCCAAGTGGGTGGAAGAAGGCTGGCACGAGTATGCCAAGCGTCTGCCCGCTGAGCTGTCGCTGGAATTGGTGGAAATACCGCTCAACACCCGGGGCAAGAACGCCGACGTGGCGCGCTTTATCCGGCAGGAAGGCGAAGCCATGCTGGCCAAGGTCGGCCCCAACGAGCGCATCGTCACCCTTGAGGTGCACGGCAAACCCTGGAGCACCGAGCAGTTGGCGGTGGAACTGGATCGCTGGCGCCTGGATTCGCGTACGGTCAACTTCATGGTCGGCGGCCCCGAAGGGCTGGCGCCGGAAGTTTGTGCGCGGGCGGACCAGCGCTGGTCATTGTCGGCGCTGACGCTGCCGCACCCGTTGGTAAGGATTCTGATCGGTGAACAGCTGTATCGCGCCTGGACAGTTCTGTCCGGGCACCCTTACCACAAATAA
- the rsfS gene encoding ribosome silencing factor: MTNKDVSKVKRKGTFKSAPLPVVAHTGPELAGEELVKVAVAALEDVKAQDIQVLDVRDKQSITDFMIIATGTSNRQIGAMLDKVREAVKAQGVKPLGEEGKGDSDWVLLDMDDVIVHMMTSNARQFYDLERLWKGAEQSRAADGKHHSPEVGHAHFDKLNKDQE; encoded by the coding sequence ATGACCAACAAAGACGTAAGTAAAGTTAAGCGTAAAGGCACTTTCAAAAGCGCCCCGCTGCCAGTTGTAGCGCACACCGGCCCTGAGCTGGCTGGCGAAGAGCTGGTAAAAGTCGCCGTGGCTGCCCTGGAAGACGTTAAGGCCCAGGACATCCAAGTGCTGGACGTGCGCGACAAGCAAAGCATCACCGACTTCATGATCATCGCCACCGGTACCTCTAACCGCCAGATCGGCGCGATGCTGGACAAGGTTCGCGAAGCCGTCAAAGCCCAAGGCGTGAAGCCGCTGGGTGAAGAAGGCAAGGGCGACAGCGACTGGGTGCTGCTGGACATGGACGACGTGATCGTTCACATGATGACCTCCAACGCTCGTCAGTTCTACGACCTGGAGCGTCTGTGGAAAGGCGCCGAGCAGAGCCGTGCTGCTGATGGCAAGCACCACAGCCCTGAAGTGGGCCACGCGCACTTCGACAAGCTCAACAAAGACCAGGAATAA